One window of Nocardia sp. NBC_00508 genomic DNA carries:
- a CDS encoding 3-hydroxybutyryl-CoA dehydrogenase, whose amino-acid sequence MSSEKIQRVGVIGAGQMGAGIAEVCARAHIDVLVYEQTRELAAAGRARILRSLDRGVSSGKITEREREQAAWRLRFTSDLGDFADRQLVVEAVLEDEKVKTSIFAELDKVVTDPSAVLASNTSSIPIMKIAVATANPERVVGMHFFNPVPVLPLVELVTTLKTSESVSTRAEAFAGEVLGKQVVRSADRSGFVVNALLVPYLLSAIRMVESGFATKEDVDKAMVLGCAHPMGPLALTDLVGLDTVKSIADSMYSEFKEPLYSAPPLLMRMVEAGLMGKKTGAGFYQYNNR is encoded by the coding sequence GTGAGCAGCGAAAAGATCCAACGCGTCGGTGTCATCGGCGCCGGACAAATGGGCGCAGGAATCGCGGAGGTGTGTGCACGCGCGCACATCGACGTGCTGGTGTACGAGCAGACCCGGGAACTAGCTGCCGCGGGCCGCGCGCGGATCCTGCGGTCGCTCGATCGTGGCGTGAGCAGCGGCAAGATCACCGAGCGCGAGCGCGAACAGGCCGCATGGCGGCTGCGCTTCACCTCCGACCTCGGCGACTTCGCCGACCGCCAGCTGGTGGTCGAGGCGGTGCTCGAGGACGAGAAGGTGAAGACGAGCATCTTCGCCGAACTCGACAAGGTCGTCACCGACCCGTCGGCGGTGCTGGCCTCCAACACCTCCTCCATCCCGATCATGAAGATCGCGGTCGCCACGGCGAACCCCGAGCGCGTGGTCGGCATGCACTTCTTCAACCCTGTCCCGGTGCTGCCGCTGGTCGAGCTGGTCACCACGCTCAAGACCAGCGAGTCGGTCTCCACCCGGGCCGAGGCCTTCGCCGGCGAAGTGCTCGGCAAGCAGGTGGTCCGCTCGGCCGACCGCTCCGGCTTCGTGGTCAACGCGCTGCTGGTGCCGTACCTCCTGTCGGCCATCCGCATGGTGGAATCCGGTTTCGCCACCAAGGAAGACGTCGACAAGGCCATGGTGCTCGGCTGCGCGCACCCGATGGGCCCGCTGGCGCTGACCGACCTGGTCGGCCTGGACACCGTGAAGTCCATCGCCGACTCGATGTACTCGGAGTTCAAGGAGCCGCTGTACTCGGCCCCGCCGCTGCTCATGCGTATGGTCGAGGCGGGACTGATG
- the aceA gene encoding isocitrate lyase: protein MSTAGTPKTAAEIQKDWDTNPRWKGVTRNYTAEQVSKLQGTVVEEATLARRGSEILWDLVNNEDYINSLGALTGNMAVQQVRAGLKAIYLSGWQVAGDANLSGHTYPDQSLYPANSVPAVVRRINNALLRADEIAKVEGDTTVSNWLAPIVADAEAGFGGALNAYELQKAMIQAGAAGVHWEDQLASEKKCGHLGGKVLIPTQQHIRTLTSARLAADVADVPSVIIARTDAEAATLITSDVDERDREFLDGTRTPEGFFGVKNGIEPCIARAKAYAPYSDLIWMETGVPDLEVARKFAEAVRGEFPDQLLAYNCSPSFNWKAHLDDATIAKFQRELGAMGFKFQFITLAGFHSLNYGMFDLAYGYAREGMTAFVDLQEREFKAAAERGFTAIKHQREVGAGYFDTIATTVDPNTSTAALKGSTEEGQFH from the coding sequence ATGTCGACTGCCGGCACCCCGAAGACCGCTGCGGAAATCCAGAAGGATTGGGACACCAACCCGCGCTGGAAGGGCGTCACCCGTAACTACACCGCGGAGCAGGTGTCGAAGCTCCAGGGCACCGTCGTCGAGGAGGCCACCCTCGCTCGTCGTGGTTCGGAGATCCTGTGGGATCTCGTCAACAACGAGGACTACATCAACTCCCTCGGCGCCCTCACCGGCAACATGGCGGTCCAGCAGGTCCGCGCCGGCCTGAAGGCCATCTACCTGTCGGGTTGGCAGGTCGCCGGTGACGCGAACCTGTCCGGCCACACCTACCCCGACCAGTCGCTGTACCCGGCCAACTCGGTTCCGGCCGTGGTCCGCCGCATCAACAACGCGCTGCTGCGCGCCGACGAGATCGCCAAGGTCGAGGGCGACACCACCGTGTCCAACTGGCTGGCCCCGATCGTGGCCGACGCCGAGGCGGGCTTCGGTGGCGCGCTGAACGCCTACGAGCTGCAGAAGGCCATGATCCAGGCCGGCGCCGCGGGCGTGCACTGGGAGGACCAGCTCGCTTCCGAGAAGAAGTGCGGCCACCTGGGCGGCAAGGTGCTGATCCCGACCCAGCAGCACATCCGCACCTTGACCTCCGCGCGTCTGGCCGCCGACGTCGCCGACGTCCCGTCGGTGATCATCGCCCGCACCGACGCCGAGGCCGCCACCCTGATCACCTCGGACGTGGACGAGCGCGACCGTGAGTTCCTGGACGGCACCCGCACCCCCGAGGGCTTCTTCGGTGTGAAGAACGGCATCGAGCCCTGCATCGCGCGTGCCAAGGCCTACGCCCCCTACTCCGACCTCATCTGGATGGAGACCGGCGTGCCGGACCTCGAGGTCGCGCGCAAGTTCGCCGAGGCCGTCCGTGGCGAGTTCCCGGACCAGCTGCTGGCCTACAACTGCTCGCCGTCCTTCAACTGGAAGGCCCACCTGGACGACGCGACCATCGCGAAGTTCCAGCGTGAGCTCGGCGCGATGGGCTTCAAGTTCCAGTTCATCACCCTGGCCGGCTTCCACTCGCTCAACTACGGCATGTTCGACCTGGCCTACGGCTACGCCCGCGAGGGCATGACCGCCTTCGTCGACCTGCAGGAGCGCGAGTTCAAGGCCGCCGCCGAGCGTGGCTTCACCGCCATCAAGCACCAGCGTGAGGTCGGCGCCGGCTACTTCGACACCATCGCCACCACCGTGGACCCGAACACCTCGACGGCCGCCCTCAAGGGCTCCACCGAAGAGGGCCAGTTCCACTGA
- a CDS encoding Scr1 family TA system antitoxin-like transcriptional regulator yields MPAQPAAPSVPRRQVARILSKLHRESGLYIKDVAEQVNLHHATVTKMLKGQPCKLKPIYIDKLCDIYHATPETRANVKTLAAEAESARGWWHAFSDTESTDKLSTYIALEGTASALMMYQSARIPGLLQTEDYARALLRTSPELTPEEVERHVQVRMRRQAVLTESQPRFDAILDENVIRRALGDPQLASGQLRHIIEVSALPNVSIRLVPFDVGIYRGIEAGPFIILEFAETADLEPEPPVVYIEAGVGSALYFEKREQVDRYRHSWGAIEWSALSAAKTRAYLSKIAKELPR; encoded by the coding sequence ATGCCCGCACAGCCCGCCGCCCCGTCGGTCCCTCGTCGTCAGGTGGCCCGCATCCTGTCAAAGCTGCATCGAGAGTCCGGGCTCTACATCAAGGACGTGGCGGAACAGGTCAACCTTCACCACGCCACCGTGACGAAGATGCTCAAGGGCCAGCCGTGCAAGCTCAAGCCGATCTACATCGACAAACTCTGCGACATCTACCATGCGACACCCGAGACCAGGGCTAACGTGAAAACCCTTGCCGCAGAGGCCGAATCGGCTCGCGGCTGGTGGCATGCTTTCAGCGACACGGAGTCGACAGACAAGCTGAGCACGTATATCGCCCTGGAAGGCACTGCCAGTGCCCTCATGATGTACCAGAGCGCTCGTATCCCTGGCCTACTGCAAACCGAGGACTATGCCCGCGCCCTGCTCCGCACCAGCCCCGAGTTGACGCCCGAGGAGGTCGAGCGCCACGTCCAAGTCCGTATGCGCCGACAAGCAGTTCTCACCGAATCCCAGCCGAGGTTTGACGCAATACTCGACGAAAACGTGATCCGCCGCGCGCTCGGCGACCCGCAACTCGCCAGCGGTCAACTGCGCCACATCATCGAAGTCTCCGCGCTGCCCAACGTCAGTATCCGGCTCGTACCCTTCGACGTCGGCATCTATCGCGGTATCGAGGCAGGACCGTTCATCATCCTCGAATTCGCCGAGACAGCCGACCTCGAACCGGAGCCCCCAGTCGTTTACATCGAAGCCGGAGTCGGGAGCGCCTTGTACTTCGAGAAGCGCGAGCAGGTGGACCGGTATCGTCACTCTTGGGGCGCCATAGAGTGGTCTGCGTTGAGCGCGGCCAAGACCCGCGCTTACTTGTCCAAGATCGCGAAGGAGTTACCTCGGTGA
- a CDS encoding DUF397 domain-containing protein — MNAEWFKSSYSTQTGECVEVAFLDHGMVGMRDSKNPTGPALVFTPGAWDAFTAGTTSGESNRPTA, encoded by the coding sequence GTGAACGCCGAGTGGTTCAAGAGCAGCTACAGCACCCAGACTGGTGAATGCGTTGAAGTCGCCTTCCTTGACCACGGGATGGTCGGAATGCGCGACAGCAAGAACCCGACTGGCCCGGCGCTGGTCTTCACTCCAGGCGCATGGGACGCCTTCACCGCTGGCACAACCAGCGGCGAGTCCAACCGCCCGACTGCCTGA
- a CDS encoding DUF397 domain-containing protein, protein MKTDLSGANWFKSTHSESGGQCVEVAWLVPRPGRLPW, encoded by the coding sequence GTGAAGACCGACCTATCCGGGGCGAACTGGTTCAAGAGCACCCACAGCGAGAGTGGGGGCCAATGCGTCGAGGTCGCCTGGCTAGTGCCTCGTCCAGGTAGGTTGCCCTGGTAA